One Luteitalea sp. genomic window carries:
- a CDS encoding helix-turn-helix domain-containing protein: MPQRTRPSRHDPKVEALRVDGALNRHADQITDPVFGTHDFFDARDLVQVKYEMLRRVEIDAQPVTPTAAAFRLSRPSFYQAQRAFQQRGLAGLLPKKRGPHGGHKLTAEIVTFLQQARAQDGSLRPVDLAQHVADRFGIIVHPRSIERALTRQEKKRPR; this comes from the coding sequence ATGCCACAACGTACTCGCCCGTCTCGCCACGATCCCAAGGTCGAGGCGTTGCGCGTAGACGGCGCCCTCAACCGCCACGCCGACCAGATCACGGATCCGGTGTTTGGGACCCACGACTTTTTCGACGCGCGCGACCTCGTGCAGGTCAAATACGAAATGCTGCGACGCGTCGAGATCGACGCGCAGCCCGTCACGCCGACCGCGGCGGCCTTCCGCCTCTCGCGACCCTCGTTCTATCAGGCGCAGCGGGCGTTTCAGCAACGCGGATTGGCAGGGCTGCTGCCCAAGAAGCGCGGGCCCCACGGCGGCCACAAGCTGACCGCCGAGATCGTCACCTTTCTCCAGCAGGCGCGAGCGCAGGATGGGTCACTCCGGCCGGTCGATCTGGCCCAGCACGTCGCCGACCGTTTCGGCATCATCGTCCATCCCCGCAGCATCGAGCGGGCGCTCACGCGACAGGAAAAAAAACGACCACGATAA
- a CDS encoding recombinase family protein has translation MTLETNSKVQARHLKRHAYLYIRQSSLRQVLEHTESTQRQYNLQQRAIALGWAPDQIVVVDNDQGLSGASAVDRAGFQTLVADVGLGRAGMVMGLEVSRLARNSTDWHRLLEICALTDTLILDEDGIYDPAYFNDRLLLGLKGTMSEAELHVLRARLIGGILNKARRGELQCRVPIGLVYDAAGRVALDPDQQVQHTIRVFFDTFRRTGSATATVKSFRDHGLSFPRRMWHGAHKGEVIWGPLDHPRTLWVLHNPRYAGAFVYGRTRQRHQDRKYHKLPREEWTALVRDAHPSYITWDQFEQHETMLRDNAAGYGHDRRRSPPREGPALLQGLVLCGRCGLRMTVRYHQSRGTLAPIYTCQREGIQHGHAICQQITGASIDNAIGALVVDAVSPMALEVTLGIQQELQSRLDEADALRRKAVERAQYDVDLARQRFMRVDPNNRLVADSLEADWNGKLRLLNDTQERYRQQHDADCVVLGDEQRARILALAHDVPRLWRDAATPDRERKRMLRLIVEDVTLVKGNELVVHVRFRGGATQTLTLPRPAPAWALRQTSAEVVAEIDRLLADYTDVQIARVLTDRGFRSGTGKPVDIMMVARVRDHYHLRSRYERLRERGLLTLAELASALQISTATAKHWRRAGLLRAHAYNDKPQYLFEPPGADAPTRYASKGIARWDRERRSATHPANEVQYEA, from the coding sequence ATGACCCTCGAGACAAATAGCAAAGTGCAGGCGCGGCATCTCAAGCGACACGCCTATCTCTACATCCGCCAATCGTCGCTGCGTCAGGTCCTCGAGCACACGGAAAGTACGCAACGCCAGTACAACCTCCAGCAGCGAGCCATCGCGCTCGGATGGGCCCCCGATCAGATCGTCGTGGTCGATAACGATCAAGGCCTGTCGGGCGCGTCCGCCGTCGATCGGGCCGGGTTTCAAACCTTGGTGGCCGACGTCGGCCTGGGCCGGGCGGGGATGGTCATGGGCCTGGAGGTCTCGCGCCTCGCGCGCAACTCGACGGATTGGCATCGACTCCTCGAGATCTGTGCGCTGACCGACACGCTCATCTTGGACGAAGACGGGATTTATGATCCCGCGTATTTCAATGATCGGTTGTTACTGGGCTTGAAGGGCACGATGTCCGAAGCGGAGCTCCACGTCCTTCGCGCCCGGCTGATCGGGGGCATCTTGAATAAAGCGCGGCGCGGCGAATTGCAATGCCGCGTCCCCATCGGCTTGGTCTACGACGCCGCGGGGCGGGTCGCCCTCGACCCCGATCAGCAGGTGCAGCACACGATCCGCGTCTTCTTCGACACCTTCCGTCGGACGGGCTCCGCGACCGCGACCGTCAAGAGCTTCCGCGACCACGGCTTGTCGTTCCCGCGGCGGATGTGGCACGGCGCGCACAAAGGCGAGGTGATCTGGGGCCCCCTCGACCATCCGCGCACGCTCTGGGTGCTACACAACCCGCGCTACGCGGGCGCGTTCGTCTACGGGCGCACGCGGCAGCGCCATCAGGATCGGAAATACCACAAGCTCCCGCGTGAGGAATGGACGGCGCTCGTCCGGGATGCGCATCCGAGCTATATCACCTGGGACCAGTTTGAACAGCATGAGACGATGCTCCGCGACAACGCCGCGGGGTATGGCCACGATCGTCGGCGCAGTCCGCCCCGCGAAGGCCCGGCGCTCCTGCAGGGCCTCGTCCTCTGCGGCCGGTGCGGCCTACGGATGACGGTGCGGTATCACCAATCGCGTGGCACCCTGGCCCCGATCTACACCTGCCAACGCGAAGGCATCCAACATGGCCATGCCATTTGCCAACAGATCACGGGAGCGAGCATCGATAACGCGATCGGCGCGCTTGTCGTCGACGCGGTCAGTCCGATGGCCCTCGAGGTGACCTTGGGGATCCAGCAAGAACTCCAGAGCCGCCTGGATGAGGCCGACGCACTCCGTCGCAAGGCGGTCGAACGTGCGCAGTACGACGTCGATCTCGCGCGCCAACGATTCATGCGGGTCGATCCCAACAATCGGCTAGTCGCCGACTCGCTGGAAGCGGACTGGAATGGCAAGTTACGCCTCCTCAACGACACGCAGGAACGGTATCGACAGCAGCACGACGCCGATTGTGTGGTCCTCGGCGACGAACAGCGGGCCCGCATTCTGGCCCTGGCGCATGATGTCCCACGCCTCTGGCGCGATGCGGCGACGCCGGACCGTGAGCGGAAGCGGATGCTGCGACTGATCGTCGAGGACGTGACGCTGGTCAAAGGGAACGAGCTCGTCGTGCACGTACGCTTCCGCGGCGGGGCGACGCAGACGCTGACCTTGCCGCGGCCGGCGCCAGCCTGGGCCTTGCGCCAAACGAGCGCCGAAGTGGTCGCCGAGATCGACCGCCTCCTTGCCGACTATACCGACGTCCAGATCGCGCGCGTGCTCACCGACAGAGGCTTTCGCTCTGGGACGGGTAAGCCGGTGGATATCATGATGGTGGCGCGCGTCCGAGACCACTATCATTTACGATCCCGGTACGAGCGGCTCCGCGAACGCGGCTTGCTCACGCTGGCGGAACTCGCCAGCGCCCTACAGATCTCGACGGCGACCGCCAAGCACTGGCGGCGTGCCGGGCTGCTGCGCGCGCATGCCTACAACGACAAGCCCCAATATCTGTTTGAGCCACCAGGCGCCGATGCGCCCACGCGCTACGCCTCGAAGGGGATCGCGCGATGGGACCGTGAGCGACGATCCGCGACACATCCAGCCAATGAGGTGCAGTATGAAGCGTAG
- a CDS encoding IS21 family transposase: MITPEQHAEIRRLYFGEHWRVGTIAAALGVHHDTVRAALAHDTQTVRRGTCRATILDPYLPFIRDTLAQYPRLRATRLFEMVRARGYTGSVVQLRRVVHTLRPAATPTVYRRLTTLMGEEAQVDWGAFGSIQIGHGARPLSGFVMVLSYSRAVFALFTLDQTLESFLRGHVEAFQAWPGVARTLVYDNLRSTVLERQGSAIRFHPRLLELAGYYHFAPRPCTPGRGNEKAYASYCTSLAGCVADRRSRSHRAIPFEA; this comes from the coding sequence ATGATCACGCCCGAGCAGCACGCCGAGATTCGCCGTCTGTATTTCGGCGAACACTGGAGGGTCGGCACCATCGCCGCCGCCCTCGGCGTTCACCATGACACGGTCCGTGCGGCCCTCGCGCACGACACGCAGACCGTGCGGCGTGGCACGTGCCGCGCGACGATCCTCGATCCCTACCTGCCCTTCATTCGCGACACGCTGGCGCAGTATCCGCGCCTGCGCGCCACACGACTCTTCGAGATGGTGCGCGCCCGCGGGTACACGGGCTCGGTCGTCCAGCTCCGGCGCGTGGTGCACACGCTGCGCCCGGCGGCGACGCCGACCGTCTATCGCCGCTTGACCACCTTGATGGGTGAAGAGGCGCAGGTCGATTGGGGCGCGTTCGGATCGATCCAGATTGGCCACGGTGCCCGCCCGCTGTCCGGCTTTGTGATGGTGCTGTCGTACTCGCGCGCAGTGTTTGCGCTCTTCACGCTCGACCAGACGCTCGAGAGTTTCCTCCGCGGCCATGTCGAGGCCTTCCAGGCGTGGCCCGGCGTGGCACGCACCCTGGTCTACGACAACCTGCGCAGCACGGTGCTCGAACGGCAGGGCAGTGCGATTCGCTTTCATCCGCGGCTGCTGGAGCTCGCCGGCTATTATCACTTCGCCCCACGGCCCTGTACGCCTGGCCGCGGGAATGAGAAGGCCTACGCTTCATACTGCACCTCATTGGCTGGATGTGTCGCGGATCGTCGCTCACGGTCCCATCGCGCGATCCCCTTCGAGGCGTAG
- a CDS encoding DUF4410 domain-containing protein, translating to MSAESRAINIMIIIAVFVSLLAAQDSMLSANAVRPSLGGPLASPSGKDPSAGQASGRTIEDEFLDWVRLNEEGGRTVQTPVYMRLFAISKTNLGTGGEGGKESRVAEAKMLQAQGPVLLREAFLSKARALGLNARGHDDRPLTELPDTAIVIEGEFVKIDPGSRAKRHWLGFGAGKSSIEIAGRIVTPTGSLLAEFRHRRIGVMGVYGGDSVGKLLSDTRSNGEDLAEFVGAWLTDKLPRR from the coding sequence ATGTCAGCCGAATCACGGGCGATCAATATCATGATCATCATCGCAGTGTTTGTCAGCTTGCTCGCGGCGCAAGATTCGATGCTGTCCGCCAACGCTGTGCGTCCATCTCTCGGCGGTCCGCTTGCCTCGCCATCTGGCAAGGATCCGAGCGCGGGACAAGCCAGCGGACGCACCATTGAAGATGAATTCTTAGATTGGGTCCGGCTGAACGAAGAGGGCGGTCGAACGGTTCAGACACCCGTCTACATGCGTTTGTTCGCGATCAGCAAGACAAACCTGGGCACCGGAGGTGAAGGAGGCAAGGAGTCGCGCGTCGCCGAAGCCAAGATGTTGCAGGCCCAAGGGCCCGTACTACTCCGTGAAGCGTTCCTCTCCAAAGCCAGGGCACTTGGGCTGAACGCGCGCGGGCACGACGATCGCCCACTCACAGAGCTGCCGGACACGGCGATCGTCATCGAAGGTGAGTTCGTGAAGATTGATCCAGGCAGTCGTGCCAAACGCCATTGGTTGGGCTTTGGAGCCGGCAAATCATCGATCGAGATCGCCGGGCGAATCGTCACGCCTACGGGCAGCTTATTAGCGGAGTTTCGGCACCGTCGGATTGGTGTCATGGGCGTCTACGGAGGCGACTCCGTCGGCAAGCTACTCTCAGACACGCGATCGAACGGTGAGGATCTTGCTGAATTCGTCGGCGCATGGCTGACCGACAAACTCCCCAGGCGGTGA
- a CDS encoding tyrosine-type recombinase/integrase, with protein MRKPNRLLRGSDGFIAASAAHRLEAFFTGALAIGLRLGESLGLRWQDVDLHRGLLYVARAANGSSQRRQTARSGAHR; from the coding sequence CTGCGCAAACCGAACAGACTGTTGCGAGGATCCGACGGGTTCATCGCGGCGAGCGCCGCGCATCGGCTCGAGGCGTTCTTCACGGGAGCCCTCGCCATCGGCTTACGACTCGGCGAAAGCCTGGGCCTCCGTTGGCAAGACGTGGATCTCCACCGCGGCTTGCTGTACGTCGCCAGAGCCGCCAATGGATCCAGCCAAAGGCGTCAGACCGCACGGTCTGGCGCTCATCGATGA
- a CDS encoding HAD-IA family hydrolase — protein MESSHTDVERRPAILFDLDGTLVDSVYEHVLAWREALEAAGIRLSVWRIHRRIGMSGGLLINALLRETEAKLSADEVVRLQRAHAEAYARLVSHVRPLPGARELLDSLTKLGVPWAIATSGRMESARPALESLGLRPDTPVITRDKVAHAKPDPDLFLAAAARLGVDIAQSIVVGDSVWDLLAARRANALGIGLLSGGYGEEELVRAGAYRVYEDPAGLLRHLDEVGVRGA, from the coding sequence ATGGAATCTTCGCACACCGACGTCGAGCGTCGGCCGGCGATTCTGTTCGATCTGGACGGCACGCTGGTCGATAGCGTCTACGAGCATGTGCTCGCCTGGCGGGAGGCGCTCGAGGCCGCGGGCATCCGCTTGTCCGTCTGGCGCATCCACCGCCGAATCGGTATGAGCGGCGGCCTGCTCATCAATGCGCTGCTTCGAGAAACGGAGGCAAAGCTGAGCGCAGACGAGGTGGTCCGCCTCCAGCGTGCGCACGCAGAGGCCTACGCTCGTCTCGTGTCTCACGTTCGACCGCTACCCGGCGCGCGCGAGCTGCTCGATTCGCTCACGAAGCTGGGTGTGCCGTGGGCCATTGCCACCAGCGGTCGGATGGAGAGCGCGCGACCGGCGCTCGAATCGTTGGGGCTGCGCCCAGACACACCGGTCATCACCCGAGACAAGGTGGCGCACGCCAAGCCAGATCCAGATCTGTTCTTGGCGGCAGCGGCGCGGCTCGGCGTCGACATCGCGCAGTCCATTGTCGTTGGCGACAGCGTGTGGGATTTGCTCGCCGCGCGCCGCGCGAACGCGCTGGGTATCGGCTTGCTCTCCGGCGGGTACGGTGAAGAGGAGCTGGTCCGAGCAGGCGCGTATCGTGTCTACGAGGACCCCGCGGGCCTCCTGCGCCATCTCGACGAAGTCGGCGTGAGGGGCGCATAG
- a CDS encoding aspartate 1-decarboxylase: MKLRIVCKSKIHRAVVTGADLSYVGSLGIDRALMRLTDIVPGEQVAVWNLNNGQRIETYAIELPEESGQVVVNGAAARHFQPGDAVIIVAFCLTDEPVTPQMIRVDEKNKFVEYVGVGPTPVA; the protein is encoded by the coding sequence ATGAAGCTGCGAATCGTGTGCAAGTCGAAGATTCACCGGGCGGTCGTAACCGGCGCCGATCTGAGCTACGTTGGAAGCCTTGGCATCGATCGGGCGTTGATGCGCCTTACTGATATCGTCCCCGGCGAGCAGGTGGCTGTCTGGAATCTGAACAACGGCCAGCGCATTGAGACCTATGCGATCGAGCTACCGGAGGAGTCGGGGCAAGTTGTCGTCAACGGCGCGGCGGCAAGGCACTTCCAGCCTGGAGACGCCGTGATCATCGTCGCGTTCTGCCTCACCGATGAGCCGGTGACTCCACAGATGATCCGCGTCGATGAGAAGAACAAGTTCGTCGAGTACGTCGGGGTTGGTCCTACGCCCGTGGCGTAA
- a CDS encoding alkaline phosphatase family protein, protein MRNRARQSTSLSLVLLILLTLAISSCRTFRPVDSRPANPRGYELTLILLSFDGWRWDYHTKAPTPNLRRLMARGTTVERLIPVFPTKTFPNHYTIVTGLYPEHHGIVANSMRDPVTGLSFSLRDRQAVEDARWWRGEPIWVTAQRQGQRAATMFWPGSEAPVGGVRPRYWKRFDAALPNQARVDQILAWLDLPASERPTFIAGYFSDTDQAGHHAGPSSAEVRAAIVALDRILGRLLDGLEARRLLDVVNVAVVSDHGMTDVRSDRRIALDAFLDLDTVDVVDVGPNLGLTPRTANVDDVYRPLANAHPHLHVFRRAETPAHWHYRDNPRIPPIVGVVDEGWQLLPSLPRTRPAQPVTFGTHGYDPAVVSMHGIFVAAGPAFPRGVQLAPFESVHLYNALTATIGLSPAPNDGDPDTAQLLLAAKRPRE, encoded by the coding sequence ATGAGAAATCGAGCGCGACAAAGCACCTCCCTGTCGTTGGTGCTGCTGATTCTGCTCACGCTCGCGATCTCTAGCTGTCGAACATTCCGACCTGTCGATTCACGGCCGGCCAATCCCCGCGGTTACGAACTGACGCTGATCCTGCTGTCGTTCGACGGCTGGCGCTGGGACTATCACACGAAAGCGCCAACGCCGAACCTGCGACGGCTCATGGCGCGCGGGACGACCGTGGAGCGTTTGATCCCCGTCTTTCCAACCAAGACCTTCCCGAATCACTACACCATTGTCACAGGGCTCTACCCGGAGCACCACGGCATCGTGGCAAATAGCATGCGCGACCCGGTCACGGGCCTCTCCTTCAGCCTCAGGGATCGGCAAGCAGTCGAAGACGCACGGTGGTGGCGTGGCGAGCCAATCTGGGTCACCGCTCAGCGACAGGGACAACGCGCGGCGACCATGTTTTGGCCAGGGTCCGAAGCGCCAGTCGGCGGTGTGCGGCCGCGCTACTGGAAGCGGTTCGATGCCGCGCTCCCCAACCAAGCGCGTGTAGACCAGATTCTCGCCTGGTTGGACCTGCCCGCCTCAGAGCGCCCGACGTTCATTGCCGGCTACTTCAGCGACACTGACCAGGCTGGACATCACGCTGGCCCAAGCTCCGCAGAAGTGCGCGCAGCCATCGTCGCGCTCGATCGCATCCTGGGGCGCCTGCTCGATGGTCTCGAGGCGCGACGGCTGCTCGACGTTGTCAATGTGGCCGTAGTCTCCGATCACGGTATGACAGACGTGCGCTCGGACCGCCGCATTGCGCTCGACGCGTTCCTGGATCTCGACACCGTCGATGTCGTTGACGTGGGTCCGAATCTTGGCCTGACACCGCGGACCGCAAACGTGGACGACGTCTATCGCCCTCTTGCTAACGCGCATCCGCATCTGCACGTCTTTCGACGGGCTGAAACGCCGGCACATTGGCACTATCGCGACAATCCTCGCATCCCACCGATTGTAGGGGTCGTCGACGAAGGTTGGCAGCTGCTGCCAAGCCTCCCTCGCACACGGCCGGCGCAGCCGGTCACGTTCGGCACCCACGGCTACGATCCCGCGGTCGTCTCCATGCACGGGATCTTTGTCGCGGCCGGCCCCGCGTTCCCGCGCGGCGTCCAGCTTGCGCCGTTCGAGAGTGTCCATCTGTACAATGCGCTCACCGCCACGATCGGGCTCAGCCCCGCTCCCAACGATGGCGATCCGGATACCGCGCAACTGCTACTCGCCGCGAAGCGCCCGCGCGAGTGA